In Antarcticibacterium arcticum, the genomic stretch TCCTCGTACTTCCTTTAGGTGTATCCTTGATCCTGGGAATTACAGGTTATTTTAGTTACAGTTATCTTCTGGAATATTTTGATGCAGGTAATGAATTGGTGCAGCCTTATATTTGGCTCATATATGTGATAGCCATAGCTACTGCATATTTTGAAATTTTCTTTGCCTGGTGTAAGATAAATTTCCAGAGTGTTTTTGGAAATTTCATGAAGGAGGTATTTCACAGGATTTGTATCACCATCCTGCTTTTCGGGGTTTATTTTGCTCTTATAAATGTCGAGCAGTTTATTTACCTGATGGCGGCTGTATTTGTGTTTAGAGCCCTTGTCTTAATGTTCTACGCTTTTTCCCTTTATATCCCTAAATTCAGTTTGCACTTTCCCGCCAATATAAATACAGTGCTAAGATATTCAGCCCTTATATTAATAGCCGGTTCTGTCGCTATGATCTTGCTGGATCTGGATAAAGTAATGATAGAACATTACATGCCCATAGAAAATGTAGCTGTTTACGGGATTGCTGTTTATATCGCAACAGTTATCTCGGTGCCTCAAAAGGCTATGCATCAAATTGTACACCCACTTACGGCAAATATGCTCAATGAAAAAGATAAAACAGGGCTGGAGGACCTCTATAAAAGAAGCTCTTTAGGCCTGCTGGTAATAAGCGCGATTATTTTCATTTTGATAATTGTAAACCTAAATCAATTATATGCCCTTATTCCTGAAGAATATCAAATAAGTACCGCCATTGTGCTGTTGATCTCACTTGTGAAACTTTATGATAATATGCTGGGGAATAATAACAGTATCCTGTTTAATTCAGATTATTACCGGCTGGTGCTGGGAGTAGGAGTGGTCCTGGCCATTTTGGCTTTTATTTTTAATATGATCTTTATCCCGCAATTTGGAATAATGGGAGCTGCCATAGCTACTTTTCTGGCGTTTTTTATTTATAACACTTCTAAGATCTATATTGTGCTCCAGAAGTTTAAAATGCATCCCTTTACCTTAAAAACGGGATTCATTTTAATAGTTACCGGGGTTCTTACCGCCGGGTTTTATTACTGGGAATTTACTTTTCATCCCATCATAAACATTCTTCTAAAGTCGCTTTTGGTTAGCCTTGTATATATAGGGATTGCTTATAAATTCAATTTTTCACAGGATGTAAATCTCTTAATATCCAAATACACCAAAAGATTCTAACCCCTATAAAAGCGGAAACCCCTAAGATGATCTTGCGATACAATCTGTAGGGATTTCCTAACTAACCAACCAAAAAATTAAAATAAAAAAGTTTATCCTCTTCCGGAACTTCTTACAGTTCCTGATGTTTCACGTACTGTAGGTTTTACAGCCCTTGAAACCGGGGTATTCTGTGACCGCGTATTAACAGCGGTAGGATTATTTGTTGAACCTCGCATGCTTGCACTTCTTTCTGCCGGCACACTGTTTCTTACTTCTGTGCTTTGGGCACGTGGAACCGAACTACGGGTAACCGCCTGAGGTCGCTCTACCGTTCTTGTTTGAATAGGGGTGGCAGTGGTATTAGCAGCACTACTCCTGGTTTGTACAGGATCTACTGTAGTAGTTCTGCTTTGATTTGTAGTTACCGCGCCTCTGGTTTGTACCGAAGTGTTATTGGTATTCACGCCTGTATTATTCACACTACCTCTCTGAGCTCTTACAGCAGCTTCATGTTGCTCCATAGAACGTAGCCTTGTAAGCTCCTGACTGTATGAAGAATTATCTTCAGCAGTTCTTGAAAGCGTATTATTGTTACGTACAACGGCTTTATCTGTATTAACCGGAGTACTGGTCCTGCTCACATTTTCTGATGACCTTACCGCCGGAGTAACATCTCTTTCCTGCGTGGTTCTTCTACCATAATTATAGGAAGCAACCTGCTGCCCGGGACGATAGAAATTTGATTTGTTATAATAGTAATTGTTGTTTTGATAGAATGTATTATACTGAAAGTAATTCATTCTCACGGGCTCATAAAATGCTCTGTAAGGCTCATAATAAACCACACGGTAATTCATATGTGGCCTCATATAATATTGGTGCCATGGCCGGTATACATACCGGGTGTTGTAATGGTTGATTATTCCTACATAACGAATTGGCTGATTGAACCTGTTATAGCGAATGCTCATTCCACCAACCCGTGCAATTCTACCTTGATTATCATATCTAATTACTACATCACCGGCCTGGATCAATCTTCCGTAGAAGTCATAATACACAGGTACGTTTTCTATCTGGATCACAGCCCCAAAATCATCATATTGTACAAATGCATCATAGTTATATCCTGCATTGTAGCTAATGTTTCTTCCGGGATTCGGGATATGTACAATGGAAGTATTAATAAATCTGGGATTATAGTGGAAATCAAATTCTCCATTAGGATAAACCGCAAATTCAACTCCTCCTTCCACAAATATGAAGGCTTCTCCATATTTATAGGGCGCAAAGGCGCTGCCGGGGGTATTTGCTGAGGCCGTAACTCCAACAAAAAGCAAAGCGAGTATAAGGGTAATGTTTTTCATTTGGGCGGACTTTAGTGTTAATTAAATCGGCATTTACTTGCCGTTACCTTAATAATACAAAGTACGTGCCAAAATTAGGAAAGAGGCTATTACTTCCTTTCTAACATATAATATAGATTTTCAGGATAATTTCTAAGCCAGTTTTTCCTTTAAATAGGGCGCTGTATAGGATTTCTTATTTTTAGCTACCTGCTCCGGCGTACCTTCTGCTATAAGATATCCCCCGGTTTCCCCGCCATCCATACCCAAGTCAATCACATGGTCCGCACATTTTACAAGATCCATATTATGTTCAATCACCAGCAGGGAATGTCCTTTTTCAATTAATGCGTTAAAGGATTTCAGAAGTTTTTGAATATCGTGAAAATGGAGCCCTGTGGTGGGTTCATCAAAAATGAATAAGGCTTTATCTTTTGTTACCCCTTTTACAAGAAAGGACGCGAGTTTTATACGTTGGGCTTCCCCGCCAGAAAGGGTAGATGAACTTTGTCCCAGTTGTACATAACCCAGGCCAACATCCTGCAGCGGTTTTAATTTGGTGGTTATCTTTTTTTCACCATTGGTTTCAAAGAACTCAAGCGCCTCATCTATTGTCATTGTTAGAATATCATCAATATTCTTATCGGCAAATTTAATTTCCAGAACTTCCTTCTTAAACCGTTTCCCGTTGCATACATCGCATTCCAGGTGAACATCGGCCATGAACTGCATCTCGATGGTAACTTCCCCTTCACCTTTACAAGTGTCGCACCTACCTCCATCTACATTGAATGAGAAATGTTTAGGTTTAAATCCGCGTATGTCTGAAAGTTTTTGGTTCGCAAAAAGATTCCTGATATCATCATAAGCCTTTATATAAGTTACAGGATTAGAACGGGAAGACCTTCCTATTGGATTCTGGTCTACAAATTCTATAGAGGTTATACTCTTGAAATTTCCCTCAATTTTTGAGAATTGCCCGGCCTTTTCCCCGTAGCCTCCAATTTCCTTGAGCATTGCCGGATACAGAATCCTTTTTATAAGTGTACTTTTTCCGCTTCCGGAAACTCCTGTAACCGCGGTAAACATTCCCAGAGGGAAGGTTACATCTATGTTCTTAAGATTGTTTTCGCGGGCACCAATAATGGTAACAAATTGTTTGGAGGTCCTTCTTTTTGAAGGCACCTCTATGCGCATGCTGTTATTTAAATATTTTGCCGTTAAGGATCCCGCTTTCAGGATCTGGTTGTAATCACCCGAGGCCACATGTTCTCCTCCGTGGGTACCGGCTTCCGGCCCTATATCAATAATCTCATCTGCCGCTTTCATTATATCCTCATCGTGCTCCACAACAATTACAGTATTTCCCAGGTCCCGTAGGTTTTTCAGCACTCCAATAAGATTTTGTGTGTCGCGGGGATGCAAACCAATGGAGGGTTCATCGAGAATATACATAGATCCCACCAGGCTGCTTCCTAAAGAGGTAGCCAGGTTAATGCGCTGGGATTCTCCGCCGGAGAGGGTGTTGGATTTGCGGTTCAGAGTTAGATAATCAAGACCTACATTAGACAAAAATTTCAGCCTGTTGTTTATTTCAGCCAGTAGTCGTTTTGCGATTTGAGCATCATATTCGTTTAAGGTTAATTCCTGGAAAAAAGCCCTTACTTTTTCCAGGGGTTTTTCCACCAGGTCTGTAATAGTGGCCCCGCCAATTTTTACATTATTAGCCTCCGGTCTAAGGCGTTTCCCTTTGCAAAGCGAACACCTGGTCTTTCCCCGGTATCGTGATAACATTACCCGGTTTTGGATCTTATAGGCTTTGGATTCAAGAAATTCGAAAAAGGAATTTAATCCTTCGAAATATTGATTTCCATTCCAGATAAGTTCCTTTTGAGCATCTGTAAGATCAAAATAAGGCTTGTGAATGGGAAAATTGAACTTATGCGAATTATTTACCAGTTGATCTCGGTACCAGCTCATACTTTCTCCTCTCCAGGGGAAAATGGCATTTTCGTACACTGATAGCCCCGTATTAGGGATCACCAGGTCTTCATCAATCCCAATGACGTCTCCATAACCTTCACATTTCGGGCAGGCACCGTACGGATTATTGAAACTGAACAAATGCACATTCGGCTCAGGAAAAGTGATTCCATCCAGTTCAAATTTATTGCTAAACTGTCTTTTATTATTATCAGAAAGAGTTTCCAGGAAAAGTTCACCCTTTCCTTCAAAGAATGCTGTTTGGGTAGCATCGGCCAGGCGGTTATAAAAATCTTCTTCATCCTTGACCACGATCCTGTCTACAACCAGGGAAACATCCTTTTCCTTTAATTTAGTAAGATCTGTTTCATCAATACGCACAACGTCCTGCTTCACTTTTATACGACTGTATCCCTGTTGCAGGAGCACCTTTAGTTTATCTTCCAGGCTACGGCCATCTTCCACATGAATGGGAGATAGTAAAAGCATTTTTTCACCTTCAGGATAAGATTTTACATAATTCACAACATCTGTAACCGTGTCCTTTTTTACCTCGCCGCCTGAAACAGGGGAGTAGGTCTTGCCAATGCGGGCAAATAACAATTTGAGATAATCATAGATCTCTGTAGATGTGCCAACCGTAGAACGCGGATTGGTGGAGTTGACTTTTTGCTCTATGGCAATAGCCGGCGCAATACCTTTAATGTAATCGACTTTGGGTTTATTTAGTCTGCCAAGGAACTGCCTGGCGTATGATGACAGGCTTTCCACATACCTTCGCTGGCCTTCGGCATACAAGGTATCAAAAGCAAGACTGGATTTTCCGGAACCCGAAAGGCCCGTAATAACCACTAATTTATTCCGTGGAATTACAACATCAATATTTTTTAAATTATGAAGTTTAGCTCCTTTTATTATAATATTTTTTCTGGGGTCTATTTCAGAAAGGTCTTTACTCATAGCAAGGTTTTAACAAACAGGAAGCAAAGGTACTCAATAACCGGCAGGGTAAAAAGTGAAGAATTTCTATAGCTAATGTTAAAAAAAATGCCCTATAGTTGCGTATGTAAAGAATATGTTGCTATATTTGATTTTCCAACGAACCTTTTTAAATTCTATTGCCTATTGCATAAAGTTACTTTTTAAATTAATAACCTAACCTACAGGTATCCCCTACAATACCTTTAAAAGTAACTATTATGGAAAAAAACCTGGCAACTGATGCTTCGCTTGTACGTGAGTATTTACAGGGAAATGAACATTCACTTTCTACTTTGATCACCCGGCACCAGAGCCGTATCTACAGTTTTATTTATTCCAAGGTTTTTGATAAAGATGTAGCCGAAGATATTTTTCAGGATACCTTTATTAAGGT encodes the following:
- the uvrA gene encoding excinuclease ABC subunit UvrA, whose translation is MSKDLSEIDPRKNIIIKGAKLHNLKNIDVVIPRNKLVVITGLSGSGKSSLAFDTLYAEGQRRYVESLSSYARQFLGRLNKPKVDYIKGIAPAIAIEQKVNSTNPRSTVGTSTEIYDYLKLLFARIGKTYSPVSGGEVKKDTVTDVVNYVKSYPEGEKMLLLSPIHVEDGRSLEDKLKVLLQQGYSRIKVKQDVVRIDETDLTKLKEKDVSLVVDRIVVKDEEDFYNRLADATQTAFFEGKGELFLETLSDNNKRQFSNKFELDGITFPEPNVHLFSFNNPYGACPKCEGYGDVIGIDEDLVIPNTGLSVYENAIFPWRGESMSWYRDQLVNNSHKFNFPIHKPYFDLTDAQKELIWNGNQYFEGLNSFFEFLESKAYKIQNRVMLSRYRGKTRCSLCKGKRLRPEANNVKIGGATITDLVEKPLEKVRAFFQELTLNEYDAQIAKRLLAEINNRLKFLSNVGLDYLTLNRKSNTLSGGESQRINLATSLGSSLVGSMYILDEPSIGLHPRDTQNLIGVLKNLRDLGNTVIVVEHDEDIMKAADEIIDIGPEAGTHGGEHVASGDYNQILKAGSLTAKYLNNSMRIEVPSKRRTSKQFVTIIGARENNLKNIDVTFPLGMFTAVTGVSGSGKSTLIKRILYPAMLKEIGGYGEKAGQFSKIEGNFKSITSIEFVDQNPIGRSSRSNPVTYIKAYDDIRNLFANQKLSDIRGFKPKHFSFNVDGGRCDTCKGEGEVTIEMQFMADVHLECDVCNGKRFKKEVLEIKFADKNIDDILTMTIDEALEFFETNGEKKITTKLKPLQDVGLGYVQLGQSSSTLSGGEAQRIKLASFLVKGVTKDKALFIFDEPTTGLHFHDIQKLLKSFNALIEKGHSLLVIEHNMDLVKCADHVIDLGMDGGETGGYLIAEGTPEQVAKNKKSYTAPYLKEKLA
- a CDS encoding lipopolysaccharide biosynthesis protein — encoded protein: MGVIFHQSFKNMVTTYLGFGIGAVNTLFLFTYFLEKEYYGLVSFLLSAANLIWPLMAFGVHNTLVKFYTSYKTKQDRDKLLNLILVLPLGVSLILGITGYFSYSYLLEYFDAGNELVQPYIWLIYVIAIATAYFEIFFAWCKINFQSVFGNFMKEVFHRICITILLFGVYFALINVEQFIYLMAAVFVFRALVLMFYAFSLYIPKFSLHFPANINTVLRYSALILIAGSVAMILLDLDKVMIEHYMPIENVAVYGIAVYIATVISVPQKAMHQIVHPLTANMLNEKDKTGLEDLYKRSSLGLLVISAIIFILIIVNLNQLYALIPEEYQISTAIVLLISLVKLYDNMLGNNNSILFNSDYYRLVLGVGVVLAILAFIFNMIFIPQFGIMGAAIATFLAFFIYNTSKIYIVLQKFKMHPFTLKTGFILIVTGVLTAGFYYWEFTFHPIINILLKSLLVSLVYIGIAYKFNFSQDVNLLISKYTKRF